A window of Gasterosteus aculeatus chromosome 9, fGasAcu3.hap1.1, whole genome shotgun sequence contains these coding sequences:
- the LOC120824869 gene encoding vascular cell adhesion protein 1 yields the protein MLLWCLFLMAAMMSSLRDVRVSSCDTNCADKPVFTPSSLVVKFGDPTSANCSVCELACVNNQYGWESPAGVTRKDGTTISWTVDSLTEWSVSSLCFYSDDAGHQCCTFLPVTVYQPPQKVSIRVVNLTGPMLEGRQYTLQCTVEHVAPVKDLRVTFYRGQTALGQPQSINSTVTKPVTQNFSVDISPGREEDGAQYWCEAKLELGPEGPKLPPVETSQNITVTVHYQPHLEGSSHPETIRVREGELLRLNCSAVANPPPTYTWTYPSGRREASHANVLTINSTTVSDGGKFTCSVVNLLGNVTKEFDVELQANPTGIIIGVVVAVVVIVALGLVAYYCYRQKWMGGCNTSHSAVPTED from the exons CTGGTGCTTATTTTTGATGGCTGCTATGATGAGCTCTCTGCGGGACGTCCGTGTGTCCAGTTGTG ATACAAACTGTGCAGATAAACCAGTTTTCACTCCATCCAGTCTGGTGGTGAAGTTCGGTGACCCCACCTCTGCCaactgctctgtgtgtgagcTCGCTTGTGTCAACAACCAATATGGTTGGGAAAGCCCCGCGGGAGTCACGAGGAAGGACGGAACCACGATATCATGGACAGTCGATTCACTGACTGAGTGGTCGGTGTCGTCATTGTGTTTCTATAGTGATGATGCTGGTCACCAGTGTTGTACCTTCCTGCCTGTTACTGTCTACC AACCTCCACAAAAAGTGTCCATCAGGGTTGTTAACCTCACTGGGCCGATGTTGGAGGGGCGTCAGTACACTCTGCAGTGTACAGTAGAGCACGTGGCTCCTGTTAAGGACCTCCGTGTGACCTTCTACAGAGGACAGACAGCACTGGGTCAACCACAGTCCATCAACAGCACGGTGACGAAACCAGTGACTCAGAACTTCAGTGTGGACATCAGCCCGGGTAGAGAAGAAGATGGAGCTCAGTACTGGTGTGAAGCCAAGCTGGAACTGGGACCTGAAGGACCAAAGCTCCCTCCAGTGGAGACGTCACAAAACATCACTGTTACTGTGCACT ATCAGCCTCATCTGGAGGGATCATCACATCCAGAAACAATCAGAGTCCGGGAAGGAGAACTTCTACGACTGAACTGCTCGGCTgtagcaaaccccccccccacgtacACCTGGACGTACCCGTCAGGGAGAAGGGAAGCCTCCCATGCCAACGTTCTGACTATCAACTCCACCACTGTGTCGGATGGGGGGAAGTTCACCTGTTCAGTGGTCAACCTGCTGGGAAATGTCACCAAGGAGTTTGACGTGGAGCTTCAGG CAAACCCCACGGGAATCATCATTGGCGTCGTAGTTGCGGTTGTTGTGATCGTGGCCTTGGGCCTGGTTGCATACTATTGCTACAGACAGAAGTGGATGGGAGGATGCAACACGAGTCACTCTGCTGTTCCCACTGAGGATTGA
- the LOC120824870 gene encoding vascular cell adhesion protein 1 — MMFARLVILVVSSMSFLHRFHVSGCDTNCADKPVFTPSSLVVKFGDPTSANCSVCELACVNNKYGVESPTGVTRKDGTTISWTVDSLTEWSVSSLCFYSDDAGHQCCTFLPVTVYQPPQKVSISFVNLTGPMLEGRQYTLQCTVEHVAPVKDLRVTFYRGQTALGQPQSINSTGTKPVTQIFSVDISPGRGEDGAQYWCEAKLELGPEGPKLPPVETSQNITATVHYQPHLEGSSHPDTIRVREGELLRLNCSAVANPPPTYTWTYPSGRREASHADVLTINSTTVSDEGKFTCSVVNLLGNVTKEFDVELQANPTGIIIAVVVAVVLVIVASGLVAYYCYRQNRWGQYNLKEVFSRSHMRHSAVPTAN, encoded by the exons ATGATGTTTGCCCGTTTAGTTATTCTGGTCGTTTCCTCGATGAGTTTCCTGCACAGATTCCATGTGTCCGGTTGTG ATACAAACTGTGCAGATAAACCAGTTTTCACTCCATCCAGTCTGGTGGTGAAGTTCGGTGACCCCACCTCTGCCaactgctctgtgtgtgagcTCGCTTGTGTCAACAACAAATATGGTGTGGAAAGCCCCACGGGAGTCACGAGGAAGGACGGAACCACAATTTCATGGACAGTCGATTCACTGACTGAGTGGTCGGTGTCGTCATTGTGTTTCTATAGTGATGATGCTGGTCACCAGTGTTGTACCTTCCTGCCTGTTACTGTCTACC AACCTCCACAAAAAGTGTCCATCAGCTTTGTTAACCTCACTGGGCCGATGTTGGAGGGGCGTCAGTACACTCTGCAGTGTACAGTAGAGCACGTGGCTCCTGTTAAGGACCTCCGTGTGACCTTCTACAGAGGACAGACAGCACTGGGTCAACCACAGTCCATCAACAGCACAGGGACGAAACCAGTGACTCAGATCTTCAGTGTGGACATCAGCCCGGgtagaggagaagatggagctcAGTACTGGTGTGAAGCCAAGCTGGAACTGGGACCTGAAGGACCAAAGCTCCCTCCAGTGGAGACGTCACAAAACATCACTGCTACTGTGCACT aTCAGCCTCATCTGGAGGGATCATCACATCCAGATACAATCAGAGTCCGGGAAGGAGAACTTCTACGACTGAACTGCTCGGCTgtagcaaaccccccccccacgtacACCTGGACGTACCCGTCAGGGAGAAGGGAAGCCTCCCATGCCGACGTTCTGACTATCAACTCCACCACTGTGTCGGATGAGGGGAAGTTCACCTGTTCAGTGGTCAACCTGCTGGGAAATGTCACCAAGGAGTTTGACGTGGAGCTTCAGG CAAACCCCACGGGAATCATCATTGCCGTCGTAGTTGCGGTTGTCCTTGTGATCGTGGCCTCGGGCCTGGTTGCATACTATTGCTACAGACAGAATCGGTGGGGACAGTACAACCTGAAGGAGGTTTTTTCCCGCTCTCACATGCGTCACTCTGCTGTTCCCACTGCGAATTGA